The Lycium ferocissimum isolate CSIRO_LF1 chromosome 1, AGI_CSIRO_Lferr_CH_V1, whole genome shotgun sequence genome includes a region encoding these proteins:
- the LOC132059624 gene encoding PLASMODESMATA CALLOSE-BINDING PROTEIN 3 has product MGEPPFFWVFLVINFLFFTQIIRVKATWCVARSDASEQSLQSALDYACYSGADCAPISANGLCYLPNTIQAHASYAFNGFYQRMNRAPGSCDFAGTATIAKTDPSYGSCDYPAHTSTAGGSTSPNTSGGGTTGGTTTPTTTPILYPPPPGSANPFNGNGVGPDIPDSETSKASPKFSNLVPAYFMLLFIHIFQLL; this is encoded by the exons ATGGGAGAACCACCATTTTTTTGGGTGTTTCTGgtcataaattttttatttttcactcaAATAATAAGAGTAAAAGCAACATGGTGTGTAGCAAGAAGTGATGCAAGTGAACAATCATTACAAAGTGCTTTAGATTATGCATGTTACTCTGGTGCTGATTGTGCTCCTATTTCAGCAAATGGACTTTGTTATCTTCCAAATACAATTCAAGCTCATGCTTCTTATGCATTTAATGGCTTCTATCAACGTATGAATAGAGCACCTGGTTCTTGTGATTTTGCTGGCACTGCTACCATTGCTAAAACTGATCCAA GTTATGGATCTTGTGATTATCCAGCACATACAAG CACTGCTGGTGGCTCTACTTCTCCGAACACCAGTGGTGGTGGCACAACCGGAGGGACTACCACACCGACCACGACGCCAATTCTTTACCCACCACCACCAGGGTCCGCAAATCCTTTCAATGGCAATGGAGTTGGACCTGATATTCCTGACTCAGAGACTTCTAAAGCTTCTCCCAAGTTCTCAAATTTAGTTCCTGCATATTTTATGCTTCtcttcattcatatttttcaactCTTGTAG